From one Bradyrhizobium sp. Ash2021 genomic stretch:
- a CDS encoding nuclear transport factor 2 family protein → MTGLDNWYSYMKSHDTAALWDLLHPDAVFESPVVHTPQRGRDITFKYLASAEKVLGGPGFAYVGEWRNANGAVLEFEKEIEGIRINGVDIITFDADGKITHFKVMVRPLKAINLLHRLMGEQLMKQGNDAGVAKSQPLSRS, encoded by the coding sequence ATGACCGGGCTCGACAATTGGTACAGCTATATGAAGTCCCACGACACCGCGGCGCTGTGGGATCTGCTCCACCCCGATGCAGTGTTCGAGAGTCCCGTCGTGCATACGCCGCAACGCGGCCGCGACATCACGTTCAAATATCTCGCGAGTGCTGAAAAGGTGCTGGGCGGTCCGGGCTTCGCCTATGTCGGCGAATGGCGCAACGCCAATGGCGCGGTGCTCGAGTTCGAAAAAGAAATCGAAGGCATCAGGATCAACGGCGTCGATATCATCACCTTCGACGCCGACGGCAAGATCACGCATTTCAAGGTGATGGTGCGCCCGCTCAAGGCGATCAACCTGCTGCACCGGCTGATGGGAGAACAGCTCATGAAGCAGGGAAACGATGCCGGCGTCGCAAAGTCGCAACCACTGTCTCGATCGTAA
- a CDS encoding PadR family transcriptional regulator has product MALGDAILACLTERPMTGYELAKTFDASIGFFWKADHQQIYRELSRLRDRGHVQGREVVQSGKPNKLVYTLTPEGRAALRHWAARPSSPASMKDDLLVRLYALDSVDVEPLRDDLMARLEHHRDRLARYERLLTKRFPQGTASAADTGKLLLLHMGLRHERSVAEWCEEAIDALSAISSRANLVPLADSQHDSNG; this is encoded by the coding sequence ATGGCGCTTGGCGACGCGATCCTCGCATGCCTGACCGAACGTCCGATGACGGGCTATGAACTCGCCAAGACGTTCGATGCCTCGATCGGTTTCTTCTGGAAGGCCGACCATCAGCAGATCTATCGCGAGCTCTCGCGGCTGCGCGACCGTGGCCACGTGCAGGGCCGCGAGGTCGTGCAGTCGGGCAAGCCGAACAAGCTGGTCTACACCCTCACGCCAGAGGGCAGAGCCGCGCTGAGGCATTGGGCCGCCCGGCCGAGCAGTCCGGCTTCGATGAAGGACGACCTGCTGGTGCGGCTTTACGCGCTCGACAGTGTCGACGTCGAGCCGTTGCGCGACGATCTGATGGCACGGCTGGAGCACCACCGCGACCGCCTCGCCCGCTACGAACGCCTTCTCACCAAGCGCTTCCCGCAAGGAACCGCGTCCGCGGCGGATACCGGCAAGCTGCTGCTGCTGCACATGGGACTTCGTCATGAGCGTAGCGTGGCCGAGTGGTGCGAAGAGGCCATCGACGCCTTGTCTGCCATTTCCAGCCGGGCGAACTTGGTGCCGCTCGCGGACAGCCAACACGACAGCAACGGCTGA
- a CDS encoding acyl-CoA dehydrogenase C-terminal domain-containing protein, whose protein sequence is MPIYKAPVEDVNFLLNDVFQIDRYDNLPGFTDASADVREAILGEAAKLSEEVLQPLNRVGDLEGCVRHDDGSVTTPKGFKEAFRQVTEGGWLGLSAPTEYGGQGLPVTLSQAVTEFQSSANMAFSMYGGLTMGATAALIVHGKPEQKKMFVPKMVAGEWTGTMNLTEPQCGTDLGLLRTKAVKQADGSYKITGTKIFISAGEHDLADNIIHLVLARIEGAPAGIKGVSLFVVPKILVNADGSLGQRNGVSCGSIEHKMGIHGNSTCVMNYDSATGWLIGEENKGMQGMFVMMNEARLGVAVQGLAQSEVAYQNAVAYARERLQGRSLTGAKAADKPADPIIVHPDVRRTLLTIRAFNEAARAMVIWTALKSDVAHRSSDPKDRQEADDHMGLMTPVMKGVMTDVGFSNAVLAQQMYGGHGYIAEHGMEQFVRDARIAMIYEGANGIQALDLVGRKLPRDGGRAAMAFFGEVAAFAKDHGGDEAMKPYVTPLSTALGHLQQATGWLMQNALAKPDNAGAAATDYMQLFGLVTFGYMWARMAKVALDKIAAGSATSYLTTKLVTGRFFMERMLPETTVHLARIQTGSATTMELAAEAF, encoded by the coding sequence ATGCCGATCTATAAAGCCCCCGTTGAGGACGTGAATTTTCTGCTGAACGACGTGTTCCAGATCGATCGCTACGACAATCTTCCCGGCTTTACCGACGCCTCCGCCGATGTACGCGAGGCCATCTTGGGCGAGGCCGCCAAGCTCAGTGAGGAAGTGCTGCAGCCGCTCAACCGGGTCGGCGATCTCGAAGGCTGTGTCCGCCACGACGACGGCAGCGTCACCACCCCGAAGGGGTTCAAGGAAGCCTTCAGGCAGGTCACCGAGGGCGGCTGGCTGGGCTTGTCCGCGCCGACGGAATATGGCGGGCAGGGGCTGCCGGTCACGCTCAGCCAGGCCGTCACCGAATTCCAGAGTTCGGCGAACATGGCGTTCTCGATGTATGGCGGCCTGACCATGGGCGCGACCGCGGCGCTGATTGTGCATGGCAAGCCCGAGCAGAAGAAAATGTTCGTGCCGAAGATGGTGGCCGGCGAATGGACCGGCACCATGAATCTCACCGAGCCGCAGTGCGGCACGGATTTGGGCCTGCTGCGCACCAAGGCCGTCAAGCAGGCCGATGGCAGCTACAAGATCACGGGCACCAAGATCTTCATCTCCGCCGGCGAGCACGATCTCGCCGACAACATCATCCATCTGGTGCTGGCGCGCATCGAGGGCGCACCCGCCGGCATCAAGGGCGTGTCGCTGTTCGTGGTGCCCAAAATCCTGGTCAATGCCGACGGCTCGCTGGGGCAGCGCAACGGCGTTTCCTGCGGCTCGATCGAGCACAAGATGGGCATCCACGGCAATTCGACCTGCGTGATGAACTACGACAGCGCCACCGGCTGGCTGATCGGCGAAGAGAACAAGGGCATGCAGGGCATGTTCGTGATGATGAACGAGGCCCGCCTCGGCGTCGCCGTGCAGGGGCTCGCGCAATCCGAAGTCGCCTATCAGAATGCGGTGGCCTATGCCCGCGAGCGCCTGCAGGGCCGTTCGCTGACGGGCGCCAAGGCGGCCGACAAGCCGGCCGATCCGATCATCGTGCATCCCGACGTGCGGCGCACGCTGCTCACCATCCGCGCCTTCAACGAGGCCGCGCGCGCCATGGTGATCTGGACCGCGCTGAAGAGCGACGTGGCCCACCGCTCCAGCGATCCCAAGGATCGCCAGGAGGCGGACGACCACATGGGGCTGATGACGCCTGTCATGAAGGGCGTGATGACCGACGTCGGGTTTTCCAACGCGGTGCTGGCGCAGCAGATGTATGGCGGCCACGGCTATATCGCCGAGCATGGCATGGAGCAGTTCGTGCGCGATGCCCGCATCGCCATGATCTATGAGGGCGCCAACGGGATTCAGGCCCTCGACCTGGTCGGCCGCAAATTGCCGCGCGACGGCGGCCGCGCCGCGATGGCGTTCTTTGGCGAGGTTGCCGCGTTCGCCAAGGACCACGGTGGTGACGAGGCGATGAAGCCCTACGTGACGCCGCTCTCGACCGCGCTCGGCCATCTGCAGCAGGCCACCGGCTGGCTGATGCAGAATGCGCTGGCGAAACCCGACAATGCCGGCGCCGCCGCCACCGATTACATGCAATTGTTCGGCCTCGTCACCTTTGGCTATATGTGGGCGCGAATGGCGAAAGTGGCTCTGGACAAGATTGCGGCCGGCAGCGCCACATCCTATCTGACCACCAAGCTCGTGACCGGCCGCTTCTTCATGGAACGGATGCTGCCGGAAACCACCGTACATCTTGCGCGCATCCAGACCGGAAGCGCGACCACCATGGAACTGGCGGCGG